The bacterium genome includes a window with the following:
- a CDS encoding lysophospholipid acyltransferase family protein — protein MPSFPKLRFTTTWLVELLFKTRGSGLGNIPAEGPFVVVANHASFLDPYLIGYTSIHRQVGFMAKEELFRVPLFGWIIRNCGAFPVKRGTRDQQAIQRFHDFLHSGKPLVVFVEGTRTLDGNLQPAKKGAGMLLYNARVPVIPAFIDGTFQAWPKGKLLPKPHPTSVTYGPTIDLEDLYRLPADRRTYALIAERVTQRIRDLKPAPKK, from the coding sequence GTGCCTTCCTTCCCTAAACTCCGTTTCACGACCACTTGGCTCGTCGAACTCCTGTTCAAGACCCGTGGGTCCGGGCTGGGGAACATCCCGGCCGAAGGGCCTTTCGTGGTCGTGGCCAATCATGCCAGCTTCCTCGATCCCTATCTCATTGGCTATACCAGTATCCATCGCCAGGTCGGGTTCATGGCGAAGGAGGAGCTGTTCCGCGTTCCGCTCTTTGGATGGATCATCCGCAATTGCGGGGCCTTTCCGGTCAAACGGGGGACCCGGGACCAGCAGGCCATCCAGCGTTTCCACGATTTCCTCCATTCGGGAAAGCCTTTGGTGGTCTTCGTGGAGGGGACGCGGACCTTGGACGGGAACCTTCAACCGGCCAAAAAAGGGGCAGGGATGCTCCTCTATAACGCCCGGGTCCCGGTCATCCCAGCCTTCATCGACGGGACCTTCCAGGCGTGGCCTAAGGGAAAACTTTTGCCCAAACCCCATCCCACGTCCGTGACCTATGGCCCCACGATCGACCTGGAAGACCTTTACCGGCTGCCGGCGGACCGTAGGACCTACGCCCTCATCGCGGAACGCGTGACCCAAAGGATCCGCGACCTGAAACCAGCCCCTAAAAAATGA